Proteins from a single region of Gossypium arboreum isolate Shixiya-1 chromosome 1, ASM2569848v2, whole genome shotgun sequence:
- the LOC108482501 gene encoding cytochrome P450 71AU50-like, translated as MLQTACSSFSWLLNVGNQKDGLFPASFSFLVAILGISLLYSFWKARKPMAPLPPGPRGLPILGYLPFLGFDNLHLVFTELGGVYGPIYKLWLGNKLTVVISSPSLVKEVVRDHDIAFSEREPPIAAQIITFGSNDIAFDSYSSPSWKNKRKVLATDMLSNANLNACYDLRREQVMKMVEDVYENVGKPIDIGELAYCALINYIGKMVWGGALRGEKGTAVEGRFKEISSQMMVLLGKPNISDIFPAIAWFDIQGIKRGMKKIRQSFNELLESVIELRMNTVTEKETSEQKFDFLQLLLDLHKNQDSPSSLTMNQVKDLLMDIVVGATDTTSTTTEWAMAEVMQHPEIMEKVKKELTDVVGVNDIIEEFHLPNLSYLNAVIKETFRLHPPVPLLVPRCSAQSLTVGGYTIPKGSKVFLNMWSIHMDPNIWDNPSEFRPKRFLDEPGKFDFLGNDFRYMPFGSGRRRCPGITLGEKMLSFILASLLHSCEWKLPQGEQLDLSSNFGIVMKKKNPLRLIPIPRLSGHVLYKKYWL; from the exons ATGTTGCAAACAGCTTGCAGCTCGTTTTCATGGCTGTTGAATGTTGGCAACCAGAAAGATGGACTGTTCCCAGCATCTTTCTCATTTCTGGTTGCCATATTGGGAATTTCACTCTTGTACTCATTTTGGAAGGCAAGGAAACCGATGGCTCCATTGCCACCTGGTCCCCGTGGGTTGCCAATCCTGGGGTATCTTCCATTTCTTGGATTCGATAATCTCCATCTGGTCTTTACGGAGTTGGGTGGAGTTTATGGTCCCATTTACAAGCTTTGGCTTGGGAACAAGCTAACCGTAGTAATTAGCTCTCCATCGCTTGTAAAAGAAGTGGTTCGTGACCATGATATAGCATTTTCAGAGCGAGAACCTCCCATTGCTGCACAGATTATTACCTTTGGCTCCAATGATATTGCGTTCGACTCTTACAGCAGTCCCAGCTGGAAAAACAAGCGCAAAGTTCTCGCGACCGATATGCTAAGCAACGCTAACCTTAATGCCTGTTATGATCTACGACGAGAGCAAGTGATGAAAATGGTGGAGGATGTGTATGAAAACGTTGGCAAGCCAATTGATATAGGCGAATTAGCATACTGTGCGTTAATCAATTATATCGGAAAGATGGTGTGGGGAGGCGCACTCCGAGGAGAGAAAGGGACTGCGGTTGAGGGTCGCTTCAAAGAGATTTCTTCGCAGATGATGGTGTTACTGGGAAAACCAAACATTTCTGATATTTTCCCCGCGATTGCATGGTTCGACATCCAAGGTATCAAGAGGGGAATGAAGAAAATCCGTCAATCGTTCAATGAACTTTTAGAGTCTGTGATTGAACTCAGAATGAACACGGTGACTGAGAAAGAAACGAGTGAACAAAAATTCGACTTCTTACAATTGCTCTTGGATTTACACAAGAACCAAGATAGCCCTTCATCACTTACGATGAATCAAGTAAAGGACCTTCTCATg GACATTGTGGTAGGTGCAACAGATACTACTTCAACTACGACAGAGTGGGCAATGGCAGAGGTAATGCAACATCCAGAAATAATGGAGAAAGTGAAGAAAGAACTAACTGATGTTGTTGGGGTAAATGACATCATTGAAGAGTTTCACTTGCCTAATTTAAGTTACCTAAATGCAGTGATAAAGGAGACCTTCAGATTGCATCCACCCGTGCCCCTTCTTGTTCCTCGTTGTTCTGCTCAATCACTCACTGTGGGTGGCTATACCATACCAAAGGGTAGCAAGGTGTTTTTAAACATGTGGTCCATTCACATGGACCCCAATATTTGGGACAATCCTTCAGAATTTCGACCCAAAAGGTTCTTGGATGAGCCTGGAAAGTTCGATTTTCTCGGAAATGATTTCCGATATATGCCATTTGGGTCAGGAAGGAGACGGTGTCCAGGCATAACCCTAGGGGAGAAGATGTTATCTTTCATATTGGCCTCATTGCTGCATTCTTGTGAATGGAAATtgccccaaggcgaacaacttgACCTTTCCAGCAATTTTGGAATTGTTATGAAGAAAAAGAACCCTTTACGTCTTATTCCCATACCAAGATTGTCTGGTCATGTGCTTTACAAAAAGTATTGGCTATAA